The Sinorhizobium alkalisoli genomic interval CGCCACCAAGGCTCTCGAGGCCGAGACAGGTGTTCGGGCAGGGCTCGCGGTCGTCATCGTCGGAGACGATCCGGCAAGCCACGCCTATGTGTCTGCAAAGAGCAAGATGGCCAAGGAATGCGGCTTCCTATCGGTCCAGCATACCTTGCCGACGGAGACAACGCAGGAGGAACTCGCAGCGCTGGTCGCCGAACTCAACTCTGATCCGTCGATTCATGGCATTCTTGTACAGTTGCCGCTGCCGAAGCACCTGCATTCGGAGTCGATCATCCAGTCGATCCTTCCGGAAAAGGACGTCGACGGCCTGCATGTCGTCAATGCCGGTAAGGTCGCCACCGGCGATCTCGAAGGAGGGCTTGTCTCCTGTACGCCGGCCGGCGCCATGGTCTTCGTGCGCCGCACCCACGGAGAGGACCTCTCCGGCCTCAACGCAGTCGTCATCGGGCGCTCTAACCTGTTCGGGAAACCGATGTCGGCGCTGCTTCTCGCCGCCAATGCCACGGTCACGACCGCGCACTCGCGCACCGGGGACCTGCCGGCCGTCTGCCGCAATGCCGATATCCTGGTGGCGGCGGTCGGTCGCCCTGAAATGGTCAAGGCTAACTGGGTAAAGCCCGGCGCAATGGTCATCGATATCGGCATCAACCGCGTGCCCGCACCGGAGCGCGGCGAGGGCAAGACGAAGCTCGTCGGCGACGTGGCCTTCGACGAGTG includes:
- the folD gene encoding bifunctional methylenetetrahydrofolate dehydrogenase/methenyltetrahydrofolate cyclohydrolase FolD produces the protein MTTVIDGKAVAASVIETVKSATKALEAETGVRAGLAVVIVGDDPASHAYVSAKSKMAKECGFLSVQHTLPTETTQEELAALVAELNSDPSIHGILVQLPLPKHLHSESIIQSILPEKDVDGLHVVNAGKVATGDLEGGLVSCTPAGAMVFVRRTHGEDLSGLNAVVIGRSNLFGKPMSALLLAANATVTTAHSRTGDLPAVCRNADILVAAVGRPEMVKANWVKPGAMVIDIGINRVPAPERGEGKTKLVGDVAFDECAEVASVITPVPGGVGPMTIAMLMANTIIAAYRKAGRKPPKF